The following coding sequences are from one bacterium SCSIO 12741 window:
- the recA gene encoding recombinase RecA has product MSQDAKLKALKLTLDKLDKQYGKGAVMKLGDDAIETMDVIPSGSLTLDMALGVNGYPKGRVVEIYGPESSGKTTLAIHAIAEVQKQGGIAAIIDAEHAFDRFYAENLGVDTENLLISQPDNGEQALEIADNLIRSGAIDLIVIDSVAALTPRAEIEGEMGDAVVGLQARLMSQALRKLTGSINKTNCCCIFINQLREKIGVMFGNPETTTGGNALKFYSSVRIDIRRSSQIKAGDHVIGNRTRVKVVKNKVAPPFQKAEFDIMYGLGISKAGEILDLAVEHGVVQKSGSWFSYGDTKLGQGRDSVKELIGDNPELADEIEAKIREKLTAE; this is encoded by the coding sequence ATGTCTCAGGATGCAAAACTGAAAGCCCTCAAATTAACCCTTGATAAATTAGATAAGCAATACGGTAAAGGTGCCGTTATGAAATTAGGTGATGATGCCATCGAAACTATGGATGTTATCCCTTCTGGCTCTTTAACTTTGGATATGGCTTTAGGGGTGAATGGTTACCCAAAGGGCCGTGTGGTTGAAATTTATGGACCTGAATCTTCGGGTAAAACTACTTTGGCCATTCACGCCATTGCGGAAGTACAAAAGCAGGGTGGTATTGCTGCCATTATTGATGCGGAGCACGCCTTCGACCGTTTTTATGCTGAAAACCTGGGTGTTGATACCGAGAACCTTTTGATTTCTCAACCCGATAATGGGGAACAAGCCTTGGAAATTGCTGATAACCTGATTCGCTCTGGAGCCATTGATCTAATCGTTATTGACTCGGTAGCTGCTTTGACTCCTCGTGCTGAAATCGAAGGCGAGATGGGAGACGCTGTGGTAGGTCTGCAAGCTCGTTTGATGTCCCAGGCATTGAGAAAATTGACCGGTAGCATTAACAAAACCAACTGCTGTTGTATTTTCATTAACCAGTTACGTGAAAAAATCGGGGTGATGTTCGGTAATCCGGAAACTACCACCGGTGGTAATGCCTTGAAATTTTATTCTTCTGTAAGAATCGATATTCGCCGTTCTTCACAAATCAAAGCTGGAGATCACGTTATTGGAAACCGCACCCGTGTAAAGGTGGTTAAGAATAAGGTAGCTCCTCCTTTCCAAAAAGCTGAGTTTGACATCATGTATGGCCTGGGTATTTCCAAGGCAGGTGAAATTTTGGATTTGGCAGTAGAACATGGAGTAGTTCAAAAAAGCGGCTCCTGGTTTAGCTATGGTGATACCAAATTAGGACAAGGTAGAGATTCAGTGAAAGAGTTGATTGGCGATAATCCTGAATTGGCTGATGAAATAGAAGCCAAAATTCGTGAAAAGCTGACCGCCGAGTAA
- a CDS encoding T9SS type A sorting domain-containing protein, producing the protein MNTKLSLALCILFWSLVGSAQNNPNYVDFETGTYSGGHTAGPENSNINNAYFHSAYGVEFFNVLSGTQYIPKYATVGPNAAAFKTSNVNATYCYSGSTTDDNPYNSATNPGCWFMTDDDGIVTQNPKQLHIEYDQDSIQCTIASGYVYDLDGNSMAEAWRLDIYSVGGGGTPDNSIYIISDQYASCSGCPALPGPMSGAYNWNGGSILAGDGRDTYWELQTNGNPIDYITMTYIGHPNRGVGVAFDNFYYCSKGDSTPPQGDPCDSLEAKYTYAVNGCGVQFTDQSTSASGYPIIGWHWDFGDGTTSNQQNPFHQYAPNNTYTATLYVTSFNGEECCTDSIKQEIRVNECRDCEAEIDFSWTFNEYCDPCLMDFSPIIHYQTTAVIGYYWNINGTIYTTENVQHLLSGGASVCLTVIFEGPNGKPGECCTRTICAEVECGTVGTASGGEPAGMMPDMTHDDESTMNIDGASDLEDHPEFSAKIYPNPGNAEISIDLEMLNSDEVSVVLISPNGQRIELMDQVALTAGSNQLTINTSDVAEGMYILRIDGNQIAFSDRLQIQH; encoded by the coding sequence ATGAACACTAAACTAAGCTTGGCTCTTTGCATCCTATTCTGGAGCCTCGTGGGCAGTGCCCAAAACAATCCAAACTACGTAGATTTTGAAACCGGTACATACAGCGGTGGCCACACGGCTGGACCTGAAAATTCAAACATCAACAATGCTTATTTCCACAGCGCCTACGGCGTTGAATTCTTTAATGTACTTAGCGGTACCCAATACATTCCCAAGTACGCTACAGTAGGGCCGAATGCGGCTGCTTTTAAAACATCTAATGTCAATGCAACTTACTGCTATTCGGGTTCCACTACGGATGACAACCCGTATAACTCCGCCACCAACCCCGGATGTTGGTTTATGACGGATGACGATGGAATTGTTACCCAAAACCCAAAGCAGTTACACATTGAATATGATCAAGATTCTATTCAGTGTACTATCGCCTCAGGTTACGTATATGACCTGGATGGGAACTCTATGGCTGAAGCCTGGCGTTTGGACATCTACTCTGTAGGCGGAGGTGGAACTCCAGACAACAGCATCTACATCATCTCCGATCAATATGCTTCTTGTTCGGGTTGCCCGGCTCTGCCTGGACCAATGAGTGGTGCCTACAACTGGAATGGCGGATCTATTCTGGCGGGCGATGGTCGTGATACCTATTGGGAACTTCAAACCAATGGTAACCCGATTGATTACATCACTATGACCTATATCGGTCACCCAAACCGTGGCGTGGGCGTGGCTTTTGACAACTTCTACTACTGTAGTAAGGGAGACAGCACTCCTCCACAAGGAGATCCATGCGATAGCCTTGAGGCCAAGTATACCTATGCTGTAAACGGTTGTGGAGTTCAGTTTACCGACCAATCTACTTCAGCCTCTGGTTACCCAATTATTGGATGGCATTGGGACTTTGGAGATGGAACAACTTCTAATCAGCAGAACCCATTCCACCAGTACGCTCCAAACAACACGTACACGGCTACCTTGTACGTCACCTCTTTTAATGGTGAAGAATGCTGTACCGATAGTATTAAGCAAGAGATTCGCGTAAATGAGTGCAGAGACTGTGAAGCTGAAATCGATTTTAGCTGGACCTTCAACGAGTATTGCGATCCTTGTTTAATGGACTTCTCTCCTATTATTCATTACCAAACAACAGCGGTAATTGGATACTACTGGAACATTAATGGAACGATTTACACAACTGAAAATGTGCAGCACCTGCTTAGCGGAGGCGCTTCCGTTTGCTTAACCGTAATTTTTGAAGGTCCAAATGGTAAACCTGGAGAATGTTGTACTCGCACCATCTGTGCAGAAGTTGAATGTGGTACGGTAGGTACTGCAAGCGGTGGTGAGCCAGCTGGAATGATGCCAGATATGACCCATGACGATGAAAGCACAATGAACATCGATGGTGCAAGCGACCTGGAAGATCACCCGGAGTTTTCAGCAAAAATCTATCCTAATCCGGGGAATGCTGAAATTTCAATTGACCTGGAAATGCTAAACAGCGATGAAGTTTCTGTGGTATTGATTTCTCCCAATGGACAGCGTATCGAATTGATGGATCAAGTGGCTTTGACTGCTGGAAGCAATCAACTAACCATCAATACCAGCGATGTGGCTGAAGGCATGTATATATTGAGAATTGACGGAAACCAAATTGCCTTTTCCGATCGTCTTCAAATTCAACACTAA
- a CDS encoding tetratricopeptide repeat protein produces the protein MVRKILGLFALSGLLVFGFSSCDSSGESSDAAIQYETRYDSLNAVIKDDPNNAALYAMRAEWRKDDEDQASAYSDLDRAMELDSLNDQYYLRKAEWLIEEKQFGKAKALLDDAIYKVPSSTGIMLKISEIYMWAGEYQKCINWANAALGFDAYNGQAYYLKGMAHKYSKDTVKAVSSFQTAVEQNPDHYEAYIQLGMLYAIENHPLAEAYFSNAIKVKPESVEALYAKGLFLQENEEAKKALDQYRRILELSPDHVSAWYNMGYVKLILEEELDSAQYFFEESLKRAPDYADAHYNLGYTMELKGEKEEALKKYREVLEMNPSHTLAAKGVNRLTGQ, from the coding sequence ATGGTGCGTAAGATTTTGGGCCTGTTTGCCCTGAGTGGTCTGTTGGTTTTTGGTTTTTCTTCCTGCGATTCTTCTGGAGAATCTTCTGATGCGGCGATTCAGTATGAAACCCGCTACGATAGTCTCAATGCAGTAATCAAAGACGATCCAAACAATGCTGCTCTGTATGCCATGCGTGCCGAGTGGCGTAAGGATGATGAAGATCAAGCTTCAGCTTATTCCGATCTGGATCGAGCTATGGAATTGGATAGTCTCAATGATCAGTATTACCTGAGAAAGGCAGAATGGTTAATTGAGGAGAAGCAATTTGGAAAGGCCAAGGCGCTTTTGGATGATGCCATTTACAAGGTTCCCAGCTCTACAGGAATCATGCTCAAAATTTCTGAAATCTACATGTGGGCTGGTGAGTACCAGAAGTGTATTAACTGGGCCAATGCAGCTCTTGGATTTGATGCCTACAATGGTCAGGCTTACTACCTCAAGGGAATGGCACACAAATATTCGAAAGATACGGTGAAGGCGGTTTCCAGTTTCCAAACCGCCGTCGAGCAAAATCCGGATCATTACGAAGCTTACATTCAATTGGGTATGCTCTATGCGATCGAGAACCACCCGCTGGCCGAAGCCTATTTTAGCAACGCCATTAAGGTGAAGCCGGAAAGTGTTGAAGCCTTGTATGCTAAGGGACTGTTTTTGCAAGAAAACGAAGAGGCCAAAAAAGCCCTGGATCAATACCGCCGTATTTTGGAATTGAGCCCCGATCATGTGAGCGCTTGGTACAACATGGGCTACGTGAAGTTGATTTTGGAAGAAGAATTGGATTCTGCTCAATACTTCTTTGAAGAGTCCCTTAAAAGAGCCCCTGACTATGCCGATGCTCACTATAACTTGGGTTATACCATGGAGCTGAAAGGCGAGAAGGAAGAGGCCCTGAAGAAATACCGCGAAGTGCTTGAAATGAATCCAAGCCACACATTGGCCGCTAAAGGGGTAAATCGCCTGACTGGTCAGTAG